One window of Chamaesiphon minutus PCC 6605 genomic DNA carries:
- a CDS encoding peptidase domain-containing ABC transporter, with product MNSSQTKIRDFYANLLPFAQLSIAELATLTDRSEFIRYRMGQTVLMPEQMPDRIIIVYSGQIRLIAYNPLDRLPTTLQLLEKGEILGWTGVLRQCACETAIASTEAVCVRVPVADFRQLIDRTPQLEALFYYGTPAIEVYDLVARYLQTCPDPDLLMRSFGAKDLREFALKLATRATIRNLSPGKLRIADLDLERSWFVSSGEISDYPVGSCLDLQTAPNSVLEIRKPNLARLVGVPRLEVVVTADDLDLEITDEPSEFSPTALGIPYAPDRPVAADRVEDNPPHGRRNNYPIFKGRGPLGGTIACLKMLCKYLQVPFRPDVVDRLLKNQLTNNSSVPLQLAGAIAELIGINAQMVKIPATAIHKLQVPLLIPWDDSFAIVYQIKPQELTLAIPATGIRRLKLATFSELWGNDGEVLLLHRSNNSPQTKFGMRWFIPAIQKHKQVLVEVLIASLFVQLFGLANPLLTQLIIDKVIGGNSVSTLNTFGTLLIVLAIVEAILSTLRTNLFVDTTNRIDLTLGSQIIDRLFRLPLKYFEKRPVGELATRINELENIRQFLTGTALTVVLDAIFSVIYIGVMLAYSWLLTIIALATLPAFILLTWIVSPIVRGQLRTKAERNAESQSYLVEVIGGIQTIKAQNIELRSRWQWQTKYARYVSAGFKTALTSNTASSISGFLNKLSGLLLLWVGTYLVLDKHLTLGELIAFRIIAGYTTQPLLRLVQLWQNFQETALSIERLSDILDAQPEVDADNINNITMPLIQGHVKIENLTFSFPGSNVNQLINLNAEFAAGQFVGIVGLSGSGKSTLMKLIPRLYELNSGRIIIDKYDISKTELYSYRQQIGMVLQDTLLFSGTVQENIAIADPDATSEDVIAAAQVAAAHDFIMELPSGYNTKVGERGAALSGGQRQRIAIARAVLQKPRMLILDEATSALDYDSERQVCLNLAQTFRHQTVFFVTHRLNSIKNAATILMMDKGSIVERGTHQELMALKGRYYCLYQQQESQG from the coding sequence ATGAATTCTTCTCAAACTAAGATCCGCGATTTTTATGCAAATCTACTGCCATTTGCCCAGTTATCGATAGCAGAATTAGCAACTTTAACCGATCGATCTGAATTCATTCGCTATCGGATGGGGCAGACAGTACTGATGCCAGAGCAGATGCCCGATCGGATTATTATCGTCTATTCGGGTCAAATTCGGCTGATCGCATACAATCCACTCGATCGACTGCCCACGACGCTGCAACTGTTGGAAAAAGGAGAAATCTTGGGTTGGACGGGGGTACTACGACAGTGCGCTTGCGAGACGGCAATTGCTTCGACAGAGGCGGTATGCGTTCGGGTTCCGGTTGCGGATTTTCGCCAATTAATCGATCGGACGCCACAATTAGAGGCATTATTTTATTACGGTACTCCCGCGATCGAAGTTTACGATCTGGTCGCTCGATATCTCCAAACTTGCCCAGATCCCGATCTGTTAATGCGCTCGTTCGGTGCCAAAGATTTGCGCGAATTTGCACTCAAACTTGCGACAAGAGCCACGATTCGCAATCTCTCCCCAGGTAAATTGCGAATTGCCGATCTCGATTTGGAGCGCAGTTGGTTTGTCAGTAGTGGCGAAATTAGCGATTATCCCGTGGGGAGTTGTCTCGATCTCCAAACCGCACCTAATTCAGTTTTAGAGATTAGAAAGCCCAATTTAGCCCGATTGGTAGGCGTTCCTCGGCTGGAAGTTGTAGTGACGGCGGACGATCTCGATCTGGAAATTACTGACGAGCCGAGTGAATTTTCACCCACTGCCTTGGGCATTCCTTACGCACCAGATCGCCCTGTAGCAGCCGATCGAGTCGAAGACAATCCCCCGCACGGCAGACGCAATAATTACCCGATCTTCAAGGGTAGAGGGCCATTAGGCGGGACGATCGCTTGCTTGAAGATGCTGTGTAAGTATTTGCAAGTCCCGTTTCGACCGGATGTGGTCGATCGATTGCTCAAAAATCAGCTTACGAATAATAGTAGTGTACCGCTGCAACTAGCTGGCGCGATCGCCGAACTGATCGGTATCAACGCACAGATGGTCAAAATTCCCGCCACAGCCATCCACAAGCTCCAAGTTCCCCTGCTGATTCCTTGGGACGACAGTTTTGCGATCGTCTATCAGATTAAGCCACAGGAGCTGACGCTGGCCATCCCCGCCACTGGCATTCGCCGATTGAAACTCGCTACTTTTTCCGAACTTTGGGGCAATGATGGCGAAGTATTGTTACTCCACCGCAGTAATAATTCACCGCAAACCAAATTTGGAATGCGTTGGTTTATTCCCGCCATCCAAAAACACAAACAAGTATTAGTCGAAGTTTTAATTGCATCATTATTCGTCCAACTGTTCGGACTGGCAAATCCATTATTGACGCAGTTAATTATCGATAAAGTTATCGGTGGCAATAGTGTCAGTACGCTGAATACTTTTGGTACCTTACTAATCGTACTGGCGATCGTCGAAGCTATTTTATCCACCCTGCGAACGAACTTATTTGTCGATACCACCAACCGCATCGATCTGACATTAGGCTCGCAAATAATCGATCGATTATTTCGATTGCCGCTCAAATATTTTGAAAAGCGTCCCGTCGGCGAACTCGCCACCCGCATTAACGAACTCGAAAATATCCGCCAATTTCTCACCGGAACCGCCCTCACAGTCGTCCTCGATGCGATCTTTTCGGTAATATATATCGGCGTGATGTTGGCTTATAGTTGGTTGCTGACAATTATTGCTCTAGCCACATTACCCGCTTTTATCCTACTGACTTGGATTGTTTCACCGATCGTGCGCGGCCAACTGCGTACCAAAGCCGAACGCAATGCCGAATCTCAATCCTATCTCGTCGAAGTCATCGGCGGGATTCAAACAATTAAAGCCCAAAACATCGAATTGCGATCGCGTTGGCAATGGCAAACTAAATACGCCCGCTACGTGAGTGCGGGATTTAAAACCGCACTGACATCGAATACCGCCAGTTCGATTAGTGGTTTCCTTAATAAACTATCTGGGCTATTGCTATTGTGGGTAGGTACCTATTTAGTATTAGATAAACACCTCACCCTAGGTGAATTAATTGCCTTCCGGATTATTGCTGGTTATACCACTCAACCCTTGCTCCGACTCGTGCAATTGTGGCAAAACTTTCAGGAAACAGCCCTGTCGATCGAACGGTTGAGCGATATCCTGGATGCTCAACCAGAAGTAGATGCAGATAACATCAATAACATTACCATGCCTCTGATTCAGGGACATGTCAAAATCGAAAACCTCACCTTTAGTTTCCCAGGTAGTAATGTCAACCAACTAATCAATCTGAATGCTGAATTTGCCGCCGGACAGTTTGTCGGGATAGTGGGTTTAAGTGGTTCTGGTAAGAGTACTTTAATGAAACTCATTCCCCGCCTCTATGAGCTTAATTCCGGTCGAATTATCATCGACAAATATGATATTAGTAAAACCGAACTCTATTCCTACCGCCAACAAATTGGGATGGTATTGCAGGACACACTGCTATTTAGCGGCACCGTCCAAGAAAATATCGCGATCGCCGACCCCGATGCTACATCTGAAGATGTTATCGCCGCTGCCCAGGTTGCCGCCGCCCATGACTTCATTATGGAGCTGCCCAGCGGGTACAATACTAAAGTGGGGGAGCGCGGGGCGGCTCTTTCGGGCGGACAACGCCAACGCATTGCGATCGCCCGGGCAGTGTTACAGAAACCGCGTATGTTAATCTTAGATGAGGCTACAAGTGCCCTCGACTACGACAGCGAACGCCAAGTTTGTCTGAACCTAGCCCAAACATTTCGACACCAGACCGTCTTTTTTGTCACCCACCGCTTGAATTCGATTAAAAATGCAGCTACGATCTTGATGATGGATAAAGGATCGATCGTCGAACGCGGCACTCATCAAGAATTGATGGCCTTAAAAGGTCGATATTACTGTCTTTACCAACAACAAGAATCTCAGGGTTAG
- a CDS encoding peptidylprolyl isomerase, translating to MTEFLQIGNISVSQAELLPLLRRYQLLPRLVRELAIDRAIADIECSDGDRIAALKQLYDREGLTSEERLEEWLALYHLERHQLTEIAERNFKIEKFKQQTWGNKTESYFLKRKAKLDKAIYSLIRTSDLGIAQEIYFRSIDGEQTFAELAREYSQGAEAQTGGLIGPVELGTPHPVIAELISTQPMGTVCPPVLLEPWYVIVRPERLIPAQLDEPMRQRLIDELFQTWLQAQV from the coding sequence GTGACTGAATTCTTGCAAATTGGGAATATTTCAGTATCGCAAGCAGAGCTATTACCGCTGCTGAGAAGATACCAACTGTTGCCAAGGCTGGTACGCGAACTAGCGATCGATCGAGCTATTGCCGATATTGAATGTAGTGATGGCGATCGAATTGCCGCACTCAAACAACTTTACGATCGCGAGGGTTTGACATCGGAAGAACGACTGGAAGAATGGCTCGCGCTCTATCATTTAGAGCGTCACCAATTGACAGAAATTGCCGAGCGTAATTTTAAAATCGAGAAATTCAAACAACAAACTTGGGGCAATAAAACCGAATCTTATTTTCTCAAACGCAAAGCAAAATTAGATAAAGCAATTTATTCATTAATTCGGACGAGCGATTTGGGTATCGCGCAAGAAATCTATTTTCGATCGATCGATGGCGAGCAAACATTTGCCGAACTCGCGCGTGAATATTCGCAAGGTGCCGAAGCGCAAACTGGCGGCTTAATCGGTCCAGTAGAGCTAGGTACGCCACATCCAGTTATCGCCGAGCTGATCTCTACTCAACCCATGGGAACAGTATGTCCGCCAGTGTTGTTAGAACCATGGTATGTCATCGTTCGTCCCGAACGACTCATCCCCGCTCAATTAGACGAACCCATGCGCCAGCGGCTGATCGATGAATTATTCCAAACCTGGCTGCAAGCACAAGTGTAA
- a CDS encoding class I SAM-dependent methyltransferase, with protein MTTTIAPTDRLVSQLVNSLLGIKPLAKFAKDRARNLIIKRAEAIGVAWRDEVKFLRSRGGEAAFSPQWEADLAQITNPALKYPEYYLTSFHAYDRGNMSWDAAMEVEVAAYSVHAKIFAETGKTGDAQLRQSYHDLVTKALATPPERILDIGCSVGMSTFAMQEVYPQAHVTGLDLSPYFLSIANYRAQQTQAQQIDWVHAAGEATGLPAQSYDLVSLFLICHELPQSATREIFQEAKRLLKPGGHIAIMDMNPASEIYSQMAPYILTLLKSTEPYLDRYFTLDISQALIDAGFEAPTITPNTPRHRTVIAKVK; from the coding sequence ATGACAACGACGATCGCACCTACAGATCGCCTGGTGAGCCAATTAGTCAATAGCTTACTCGGCATTAAACCCCTCGCCAAATTTGCCAAAGATCGCGCGCGGAACTTGATTATTAAACGGGCTGAGGCGATCGGGGTAGCTTGGCGGGATGAAGTAAAGTTTTTGCGATCGCGCGGCGGTGAGGCGGCATTTTCGCCGCAGTGGGAAGCAGATTTAGCCCAGATTACCAACCCCGCTCTCAAATATCCTGAATATTACCTGACCTCTTTTCATGCTTACGATCGCGGCAATATGAGTTGGGATGCCGCGATGGAGGTAGAAGTCGCCGCCTATTCGGTTCATGCCAAAATCTTTGCCGAAACGGGCAAAACTGGCGACGCGCAACTGCGCCAAAGTTATCACGATCTAGTTACTAAAGCTCTGGCGACACCGCCCGAACGGATTCTCGATATCGGTTGCAGCGTCGGGATGAGTACGTTTGCCATGCAGGAAGTCTATCCCCAGGCGCATGTCACTGGTTTAGATCTATCCCCCTATTTCCTGTCGATCGCCAATTATCGCGCCCAGCAGACACAAGCGCAACAAATCGACTGGGTTCATGCCGCTGGCGAAGCCACTGGCTTACCCGCACAGAGCTACGATCTGGTATCGCTATTTCTGATTTGTCACGAGCTACCCCAATCCGCCACGCGCGAGATTTTCCAAGAAGCCAAACGCCTGCTCAAACCGGGCGGACACATTGCGATTATGGATATGAATCCCGCATCGGAAATCTACTCGCAGATGGCACCGTATATCTTGACACTGCTCAAAAGTACCGAACCCTATCTCGATCGCTATTTTACGCTAGACATATCGCAAGCCCTCATCGATGCTGGTTTTGAGGCTCCGACAATTACCCCCAACACGCCGCGCCACCGCACGGTAATTGCTAAAGTCAAATAA
- a CDS encoding HEAT repeat domain-containing protein, which yields MLTIDPRTTAELIQLALLAPEEDDDYLQERWHFIYLLQCRGDREVLDRSLKLTQSSILEERNLGINILGQLGVPDRTFPNECLTALLGLLEVEFDPLILRDICIALGHLDDPRSSEPQLKFCLHPDWEVRYGVVNGLSGHDDERAIAGLIGLSADVCPLVRNWATFGLGTLIEVDTPAIRSALYRRFLIEDSEDDETAEIYGEALVGLANRKDTRILSRVRQELMSDRVSKLAIQAAEALADKRLYPALLKLQTWWQPASDLEDAIAACSPNCEGNSTEETIG from the coding sequence ATGTTAACGATCGATCCGAGAACTACAGCGGAATTAATTCAGCTTGCATTACTCGCCCCTGAAGAAGATGACGATTATTTGCAAGAACGCTGGCATTTTATTTATCTACTTCAGTGCCGAGGAGATCGAGAGGTGCTCGATCGATCGTTAAAACTTACCCAAAGTTCGATCTTAGAAGAGAGAAATTTGGGTATTAATATTTTGGGACAATTAGGCGTTCCCGATCGAACTTTTCCTAATGAGTGTTTGACTGCACTATTAGGCTTGCTTGAAGTGGAATTCGATCCGCTCATTTTGCGAGATATTTGTATCGCTTTGGGACACCTCGACGATCCGCGATCGAGCGAGCCGCAACTGAAATTTTGTCTCCATCCCGATTGGGAAGTTCGCTATGGTGTAGTTAATGGCTTAAGCGGACATGATGACGAACGTGCAATTGCCGGATTGATTGGTTTGTCAGCAGATGTTTGTCCATTAGTTCGTAATTGGGCAACCTTTGGGTTGGGAACTTTAATTGAAGTAGATACACCAGCGATTCGCTCGGCACTCTATCGACGCTTTCTCATCGAAGATAGTGAAGATGATGAAACAGCAGAAATTTATGGCGAAGCATTAGTCGGACTAGCAAATCGTAAAGACACCAGAATTCTGTCGCGAGTTAGGCAGGAACTAATGTCCGATCGGGTTAGCAAGTTAGCGATCCAGGCGGCGGAAGCTTTAGCTGACAAGCGATTATATCCAGCTTTGTTGAAGTTGCAAACCTGGTGGCAGCCTGCGAGCGATTTAGAAGATGCAATTGCTGCTTGTAGTCCTAATTGTGAGGGTAATTCCACTGAAGAAACGATCGGTTAG
- a CDS encoding DUF72 domain-containing protein, which yields MPLSIGCAVWSYPGWVGEVYPPKTPSKEFLRLYSHHFPAVEGNTTFYATPDRATIDRWIAQTSAGFKFCLKFPRAITHNGSLVPYLPQAQAFITQMQELGDKLGVMFIQLPPHYSPSNRFSDLSNFLSQLPRRDVAIALEVRHLDWFDSPHAERLTELLTRLGVGRVILDSRPIYEADKSGEAIVECKKPRVPLDLSLTAPFTLIRYVSHPVRSANLIWLAGWTHQIQTWLERDTQVYIFVHCPIEARSPINARYLHDIFTRSGISLAPLPSPFSDDSPVQLNLF from the coding sequence ATGCCCCTGTCGATCGGTTGTGCTGTGTGGTCTTATCCTGGTTGGGTAGGAGAAGTTTATCCACCCAAAACGCCCTCAAAGGAATTTTTGCGCCTCTATAGCCATCATTTTCCCGCAGTAGAGGGGAATACGACCTTTTATGCTACACCCGATCGCGCGACAATCGATCGTTGGATCGCGCAAACCTCCGCTGGCTTCAAATTCTGTCTCAAATTTCCCCGCGCGATTACTCACAATGGATCGCTCGTACCTTACCTCCCTCAAGCGCAAGCATTTATTACTCAAATGCAGGAATTGGGGGACAAGTTGGGGGTGATGTTTATTCAATTACCACCGCATTATTCACCTAGCAACAGATTTTCAGATTTAAGTAACTTTCTCTCACAGCTACCGCGTCGAGATGTGGCAATTGCCCTAGAAGTTCGCCATCTAGATTGGTTCGATTCGCCCCATGCAGAGCGGTTGACTGAGTTGTTGACTAGATTGGGTGTCGGACGAGTTATTCTCGATTCTCGCCCGATTTATGAGGCAGATAAAAGCGGCGAAGCGATCGTAGAATGCAAGAAACCGCGCGTCCCGCTCGATCTCAGTCTGACAGCACCTTTTACGCTGATTAGATACGTTTCTCATCCCGTGCGATCGGCAAATCTCATCTGGCTAGCAGGATGGACGCATCAAATTCAAACCTGGTTGGAGCGAGATACTCAAGTATACATATTCGTGCATTGTCCGATCGAGGCTCGATCGCCAATTAATGCGCGTTATTTACACGATATTTTTACTCGATCGGGTATTTCACTGGCACCATTACCATCACCATTTAGCGACGATTCCCCAGTGCAATTAAACTTATTTTAA
- the nrtS gene encoding nitrate/nitrite transporter NrtS: MLKRYLASLVDPEFMSTGLKTALLVGSLLFIINHGLALLRGEMTSERWISVVITYLMPYLVNVYGQFSYRRKFALRKNSEFTSSRS, translated from the coding sequence ATGCTCAAAAGATATCTAGCCAGTCTAGTCGATCCTGAATTTATGTCTACGGGATTAAAGACAGCCTTGCTGGTTGGCTCGTTACTATTTATCATCAATCATGGGCTAGCACTATTACGCGGCGAAATGACTAGCGAACGCTGGATTTCGGTGGTGATTACTTACCTGATGCCTTACTTGGTAAATGTATACGGACAATTTAGCTACCGTCGTAAGTTCGCACTGCGGAAAAATAGTGAGTTTACATCGAGTCGATCTTAA
- a CDS encoding valine--tRNA ligase yields the protein MTANLPPQYDAKTTEAKWQQIWETNQTYKVDPAKGGKPFCIVIPPPNVTGSLHLGHAFESSLIDALIRYHRMCGDNTLFLPGTDHASIAVQTILEKQLKAEGKTRYDVGREKFLERAWEWKAESGGTIVNQLKRMGVSADWTRERFTLDEGLSAAVLEAFVRLHRDGLIYRGQYLVNWCPASQSAVSDLEVENKETNGNLWYFRYPLSDGSGYIEVATTRPETMLGDTAVAVNPKDERYQHLIGKTLTLPIVGREIPIVGDDFVEAEFGTGCVKVTPAHDPNDFAMGKRHNLPLINIMNKDGTLNENAGEFNGQERFAARRNIVAKLEELGNLVKIEAYKHTVPYSDRGKVPVEPLLSTQWFVKIRPMADNCLEHLDNQNSPDFVPQRWGKVYRDWLVKLQDWCISRQLWWGHQIPAWYAVSESGGEITDNTPFFVAKNEEEAKAQAIEQFGADVKLVRDPDVLDTWFSSGLWPFSTLGWPENTADLEAYYPTSTLVTGYDIIFFWVARMTMMAGYLTGKMPFKDVYIHGLVLDENGKKQSKSANNGIDPLLLIDKYGTDALRYTLVREVVGAGQDIRIQYNRKTDESESVEASRNFTNKIWNAARFVMMNFETSEFKIDSNNLTTPAIESLEVADKWILSRFHQTVEQTRDYIDRYGLGEAAKGLYEFFWGDFCDWYIELVKSRLQEGADPQSKLVVLQTLAFVLDGILKLLHPFMPHVTAEIWQTLSESDERNDISIQPYPTSDLSLINPELDREFDLLIGATRTIRNLRAEADLKRAIKVSIILQSDSAAEREILERGKTYLCDLAQIENLTIVDKLAEEPTQSIASVFATVQIILPLTGVVDLEAFKAKIQKKIDKIDKEIESISGRLNNAKFIERATPEVVQQTKDMLAEAEKQKEILQQRLNQF from the coding sequence ATGACAGCAAATCTACCCCCCCAGTACGACGCAAAGACAACCGAAGCCAAATGGCAACAGATTTGGGAAACCAACCAAACCTATAAAGTCGATCCGGCTAAAGGTGGGAAACCATTTTGTATCGTCATTCCGCCGCCAAACGTGACGGGAAGTTTGCACTTGGGACATGCTTTTGAAAGCTCCCTTATCGATGCGTTGATTCGGTACCATCGGATGTGCGGAGACAATACGCTGTTTCTACCTGGGACGGATCATGCGAGTATTGCGGTGCAGACGATCCTAGAAAAGCAGCTTAAAGCTGAGGGTAAGACTCGCTATGATGTCGGACGCGAGAAATTTCTAGAGCGCGCCTGGGAATGGAAGGCGGAGTCGGGTGGGACGATTGTCAATCAGCTCAAGCGGATGGGTGTTTCGGCAGATTGGACGCGGGAACGGTTTACGCTGGATGAGGGGTTATCGGCGGCGGTATTAGAGGCATTTGTACGGCTGCATCGGGATGGGTTAATTTATCGGGGACAGTATTTAGTCAACTGGTGTCCGGCTTCGCAATCGGCGGTGTCAGATTTGGAAGTTGAAAATAAGGAAACCAATGGTAATTTGTGGTATTTCCGTTATCCTTTAAGCGATGGTTCGGGATACATTGAAGTTGCGACTACGCGCCCGGAAACGATGTTGGGAGATACTGCTGTAGCCGTCAATCCGAAGGATGAAAGATATCAGCATCTGATTGGGAAAACGCTCACGCTGCCGATTGTAGGACGCGAAATTCCGATCGTCGGTGATGATTTTGTCGAGGCTGAATTTGGGACGGGTTGTGTAAAAGTTACTCCCGCACACGATCCGAATGACTTTGCCATGGGTAAACGTCACAATTTGCCCTTAATTAATATTATGAACAAAGACGGCACTCTCAATGAGAATGCTGGCGAATTTAACGGGCAAGAAAGATTTGCGGCGCGGCGAAATATTGTTGCTAAATTAGAAGAACTGGGTAATTTAGTTAAAATAGAAGCTTATAAACATACCGTACCTTATAGCGATCGCGGGAAAGTTCCCGTCGAGCCATTATTATCGACGCAATGGTTTGTCAAAATTCGCCCGATGGCGGATAACTGTCTAGAGCATTTAGATAACCAGAACTCGCCTGATTTTGTCCCGCAACGTTGGGGGAAAGTATATCGCGATTGGTTAGTCAAATTGCAAGATTGGTGCATCTCACGGCAATTGTGGTGGGGACATCAGATTCCAGCTTGGTATGCTGTCAGCGAATCTGGGGGAGAGATAACCGATAATACGCCTTTCTTCGTTGCTAAAAATGAAGAAGAAGCAAAAGCGCAGGCGATCGAACAGTTCGGTGCAGATGTAAAATTAGTTCGCGATCCTGATGTATTGGATACTTGGTTTTCGTCTGGATTATGGCCATTTTCGACTTTAGGTTGGCCGGAAAATACGGCAGATTTAGAGGCTTATTATCCGACTTCTACATTGGTAACTGGCTATGACATTATCTTTTTCTGGGTGGCGCGGATGACGATGATGGCTGGATATCTGACGGGAAAAATGCCCTTCAAAGATGTCTACATTCACGGCTTGGTGCTAGATGAAAATGGTAAGAAACAGTCGAAGTCTGCGAATAATGGTATCGATCCATTATTACTGATCGATAAATACGGTACCGACGCGCTCCGCTACACCTTAGTCCGCGAAGTTGTCGGTGCGGGACAAGATATTCGGATTCAATACAACCGCAAAACCGACGAATCAGAATCTGTCGAAGCCAGCCGGAATTTTACCAATAAAATCTGGAATGCGGCGCGATTTGTAATGATGAACTTTGAAACTTCAGAGTTTAAGATTGACTCAAATAATTTAACGACTCCCGCGATCGAATCTCTAGAAGTAGCCGATAAATGGATTCTCTCGCGCTTTCATCAAACCGTCGAGCAAACCCGCGATTATATCGATCGATATGGCTTGGGCGAAGCAGCAAAAGGCTTGTATGAATTCTTCTGGGGTGACTTCTGCGACTGGTATATCGAGTTAGTCAAATCGCGTCTACAAGAAGGTGCCGATCCTCAGAGTAAATTAGTCGTACTGCAAACTTTAGCATTTGTCTTAGATGGCATTCTTAAATTATTGCATCCATTTATGCCGCACGTTACGGCAGAAATTTGGCAAACATTAAGCGAGAGTGACGAAAGAAATGATATCTCGATCCAACCATATCCTACTAGCGATCTATCTCTCATTAATCCCGAACTCGATCGTGAATTCGATCTACTCATCGGTGCGACGCGGACGATTCGCAATCTGCGTGCAGAAGCCGATCTCAAACGCGCGATTAAAGTCTCGATTATTCTGCAAAGCGATAGCGCAGCCGAACGCGAAATATTAGAGCGCGGCAAAACTTATCTGTGCGATTTAGCTCAAATTGAGAATCTAACGATCGTCGATAAATTAGCAGAAGAACCTACACAATCGATCGCAAGTGTCTTTGCGACGGTGCAAATTATTCTACCGCTAACTGGCGTCGTCGATCTCGAAGCTTTCAAAGCCAAAATTCAGAAGAAGATCGATAAAATAGATAAAGAAATTGAATCGATTAGCGGTCGGTTAAATAATGCCAAATTTATCGAACGCGCCACGCCAGAAGTAGTGCAACAAACTAAGGATATGTTAGCCGAAGCCGAGAAACAAAAAGAAATCTTACAACAGAGACTAAACCAGTTCTAA
- a CDS encoding PRC-barrel domain-containing protein codes for MTSELIRQRSDLIDTQVIAKDTGKRLGIVKELLVDIDTREVVALGLRDGWLAAPGGLVKHMFLSSIEKMGDVILVPNDDAIEDLDPENYTNLINCEVITETGDMLGKVRGFKFSCDDGKLTSIIIAALGLPLIPDNVISTYEFSIDEVVSSGPNRLMVFEGCEERLEQLSVGFLERIGLGKAPWEDEYSYRPAVIRPENQLPAGTPIAPPPPIVRAAPPVEQPVWQEEEWQEVEAAPLPPQRFQAEQPLYYDDEDEGENWNEPVREQPRTAKIYEDVAYTPISTPAQPIEPEDDDILTLDDDMWGEDTKSPAYQPQKLNIPEPPQKVEIPQTVKQVEYQEEEQH; via the coding sequence ATGACATCCGAACTGATTCGTCAACGCTCCGATCTGATCGATACTCAAGTTATTGCCAAAGACACTGGCAAACGCCTGGGGATTGTCAAAGAGCTACTCGTCGATATCGACACTCGCGAAGTAGTCGCCCTGGGTTTACGCGACGGTTGGCTGGCAGCTCCCGGCGGACTGGTAAAACATATGTTCTTGTCATCGATCGAAAAGATGGGCGATGTGATTCTCGTCCCTAACGATGACGCGATCGAAGATCTCGATCCCGAAAATTATACCAACTTAATCAACTGCGAAGTCATTACCGAAACTGGCGACATGCTGGGCAAAGTTCGCGGCTTCAAATTTAGCTGCGACGATGGCAAACTCACTTCAATTATTATCGCCGCGCTTGGATTGCCACTAATTCCCGATAATGTAATTAGTACTTACGAATTCTCGATCGATGAAGTCGTCAGTAGCGGCCCCAATCGGTTGATGGTATTTGAGGGTTGCGAAGAACGCCTCGAACAGCTCTCCGTCGGCTTCCTCGAACGCATCGGACTCGGCAAAGCCCCCTGGGAAGACGAATACAGCTATCGCCCCGCCGTCATTCGCCCCGAAAATCAATTACCTGCGGGTACACCTATCGCTCCACCCCCACCAATAGTCCGCGCCGCACCCCCAGTCGAGCAACCCGTCTGGCAGGAAGAAGAATGGCAAGAAGTTGAAGCCGCACCACTACCACCCCAACGCTTCCAAGCCGAGCAACCGCTTTATTACGATGATGAAGACGAAGGCGAAAACTGGAACGAACCCGTTCGCGAACAGCCACGTACAGCCAAAATTTATGAGGATGTCGCCTACACGCCAATTTCTACACCCGCACAACCCATAGAGCCAGAGGATGACGATATTCTCACGCTCGATGATGATATGTGGGGCGAAGATACCAAGTCACCTGCTTATCAACCACAAAAATTAAATATCCCCGAACCTCCGCAAAAAGTTGAGATTCCGCAAACGGTTAAGCAAGTCGAATATCAAGAAGAAGAACAACATTAA